A stretch of DNA from Arachis hypogaea cultivar Tifrunner chromosome 19, arahy.Tifrunner.gnm2.J5K5, whole genome shotgun sequence:
ATTCAAGTGTAAGATTTGCATTGTTGCAAGTGGACGTGGATCCTTTCTCATCATTCATGTCTTTTCCTTTTCTCCCTCTAATTGCTTCCATTATCTTCTTACAGCGTTTCTCGTCATACCATAATAACGCATGATCTGAAGTAATATTGAGATGATGGTAGAATTGATCCCAGTGCCATTGTAACAAGGAGAAGCTTTCTGTATGAACCTTTTCACCCCAACTTGTTTCCAAGGAACATTCACACCCAAAGCCTAGGAGGTCACCAACATTGTACCATGTGTGTTCTTCTATGCAACTCCATTGTTCTTCAGAAACAACAATGAACAAAAGGAAACCAACTAAGTTGGAATCTCGAGGCACTTCAACACTCAACTTATAAGTAGCTTCTTCAGTAGAGTGGACATCAAACAAGTCATGAATGTTACTGCCCCTAACTGGCAACAAATAACAAATCTCACCAAAATATGTATAACAATCAAAgaatctttcttcttcttggttttcaaattctgttCCTGATGATGATGGTGTTATCACAAGTTCTGTCCTTACAATAACATCTTTCAAAATGATACCATACGAGTCTTCATCTAAATTATTGCAGTTCAGGAACAAAAATGTAGCCTCATCTTTCCTGGTAGGTTCGCTTATTGTACTCAACACTGTCTTCAGAAGCTTGCAATTCCAGACCCTAAGGCGTTTCAAGGAAGGTGGAAGCATTGGCAAGAGTTCCAGCATATCAGattgaaaaatgttaagaacttCAAGGCGTGGAAGGCACTTAAGGCTTTGGGGCAAGGTTCTGACATTAATGCAACGATATAGGTTTAAGTGCGCTAATGATGATAGCAAAGAGAAGCTTTCTGGGATTTCAGTTAAGCTACAACAATTATCAAACACTACACGTACTACAGATTGAAAGACAGGGCTAGGTAGTACTTTATGTAAGGTGATTGCAGTGTCATATTTATGTTCAAGAGGGTCAGAAAGCGAGATTTGAAAGGCAAAGTTTGTAGGAAGATCCATAAGGCTCTCACTAATTGGAAAGGAGAAGTGTTGAAGATCCTTAAGATGAAATATTGATGATGGTAGTTTCTTCAAAGCAGTTGACCTCAGATGCAGATGAATTCCGGAATGATCACCAATCATTGGGACTGAGAATTCTTGGAGATTAGGGCAATTATAAGCAACAATTGATTGAAGAGATGGTGAACAATATTCAGTTGATAGGGTTGTGAGTgcgttgcattcatatacatgtAAACTTTCAAGCTTTGGAAGAGAGAAAACAGAAGGGTGAACATGAGTCAAGCTTGCACACCCAGTGAGCCGCACTAGTTTTAGATTTGGGCAACCTGACAAGTCTGGACACTCTTTCATGCTTCTAGAACATTCAAGGTTAATTACCTCCAGACTGGGTAGATTCTGCAACAGAAATGAatcaaaagaaaattatttaatatacatTTTATCTTTAGGATTAACTGTTTTCGACCATGTGCACTTTCAAATTCTGAGTTAAATACTTAAATACttcaactattaaaattaatcattttatatttatatttaaatatatatatatatatatatattaatttattttaatatattttttaatattttacgtGTATTCTATATTGGTTGTTAATCTTAGCATGCACTTAACATGGTTGCTTAAATATATATCATCGactaataaattaaactatattatgtatttatatacaaaaatattaatggctaattttagtgtattaATAGCATTTTTaaatatagagaaaaaaaattttattttaatattacatgcaaaagacaaaatttaaatttttaatatttatttaaataaattaataaattaattattagactTTTAGACCaacctaatttaaatttttaatagctaattttattataataagattGGAGAGAATGAAAGTCCAAAAGTCAACGAGTCAAATTGGTTTTTTAAAGTGGCTTCTAAGCCTTTTTGGTGCGCATGTAACAAGCatggttgtttttctttttatgttgTTTAGCCAATGCATActagtataaattatatattaagttTGAATTTGGAttctttagaatgaaaaaattgataaagtgataaaataattattattgattttgtaatttctataattttataacttttataaaatgtgtattttattaacgtaatttaaaaataattaacttttcattttattactttattacaTTTTTCACTTTAATTAAAAGATATTGATCCATTAAGTTCCacgtaaaatttaataaaaacattTTATGGTTTCAAGTTGGATTCAACAAagtcaatgagtaatagctcaaatggcatagacttctcatactcaattaagaggttgagTCTCCTATCTTTCTAAATTTTGCCAATaaataatagctcaaatggcataatctcatatctttggtaaaaaaaaaagaagttggattcaacaaaaaaaatatagttttgtgATGACACCAATTTGGGTCAATAAGCATgaagacaaaaaataataaataaaaattgttatgaaattataaaaaatcaattatcatatcaattattttatatatatatattgattcacacaattttttaaactaaataattaattagtagaataataaaaaaaattattatggtaGCTAGATTAATTAAATCTCCAATAAATTAAACAGAATATTTAtgtcaaaaatataataaaaattttttatgagaTTTTAAATACGTATTTTTATACTTTGTAATtcattgataattgattgtttataGATGTTATATGATGTGCTATGACGGACCAAAAATAGAATAGCAACAAGCATGATACGTGTTAGGATAATTTGGAGATTAATCTGATTTAATCCAATTTAAAGAATCAATTTATTTCACTCTTTTTGGAGAaaacaaattaatattttaatcagTATACATTCCGAAAAATATTTGTACATACCTGTTCCCCATCCCAAAGTTTTTCAACGTTGCTGTATGGCATGGAAAGCTCAACAAGCTTACTAGGCCAACAACTAGTTGTTAGAGATTTCAATGGACAACCATCCCACTGAATATATCTCAAATTATTAGGCAATTCAAGATCTGTTGGAAGGTCTAGTTTCTCATtagttctcttcttcttcctctgaaaAGCTTTATTATCTGCAAAAGCAAGTAACCTTAGGTTTGGCATCTTCCTAAATGCCTGGGAACTTATGCACAGGTCATCAGTGTTTTGAGTCATATCCAAGAATATTGTTTCAATTGCATCAGTCCCCTATGGCAAACAAATACAACAAAAAAATGTTAGTACAATTTTTAACAAGCTGCATTTTTTCGATATATGGATACATTATGATAATTTAGAAACATCAATCTATCTCTTACTTTGTTATTTTTCAATATGTCTCGAACTTCTTCAGATTTCCACAACCTACTACGTCCTCCCGGGTTCTTAATGGATTCTTCATGGACAATTTTGTGACCCATTTCCTGTATCAAATCATGCATTTGTATACTATCATTGAATGTTATTCTTATCAAAGCCTTGTCTAAAAGGGTTCTTATCCCTATCTCCGCAAAGAAACCACAGGCATTCAATAACCTTGTTACTTTATATCGGTTTTGCCCTTTGAAAAAACATGCAATGtcaagaaatatatttttttctgcatcATCCAATTCATGAAAACTCCATCTCAATACCTTCTGAATATCTCCATTGGGAACTGCTTTCAGTTTTGCCAATGCACTCTCCCATTCATTATAACTTTTTGATCGCAGAAAAGATCCCAAAACTTTCAAAGCTAAAGGGATGCCACTTGCATAAGCAACTGCTATCATTGATAGATCCAAATATTCAGTTTCAGGACAATGCTTGTTGAAGGCATTTAAGCTGAAAAGTTTAAGGGAGTTCTCAAAATTCATTTCTTTTACTTCATGAATGTGATGTATGATCACTCTTCCCTGAAGCACATGCTTATCTCTGGTTGTCACAATCACTTTGCTACCAAATCCTAGATAATCATGGCCAACTCCAAGCAAAGTTTCTAAGAGTTCAGAAGTATGGACATCGTCTAGTACAATGAAAACTTTCTTACGCCTTAATCTACTTATGATTGCTGAGGATATTACTTTGGGAGTGCTAATATGAACCTTTTCCTCCAGCAAATCAGAAAGGAGTTTCTTGAATATGTGATTGAGTCCTTGATTTGATGATTCTTCTCTTACATTTTCCAAGAAACAACTAGCCTCAAATTTGGAAGAGAACTCCTTGAAAATTGCAGCGGCAAGGGTTGTTTTACCTATACCGCCCATGCCCCAGAttccaatggtttgaacttcccTTGATTGCATTTTCAGAAGAGCTTCAATGCATGCATAGTTTTGATCTCGAATAAAAGGACTTCTGAGTTCATTTGTATATTTGTGATTCAATTTCTGCACAACCATTCGGACTATGCCTTCAATGATCTCAGCCTCCGTCCTAGTATATGTAAATTTAACCAAAGGAAAATCAATATATAACCAAATTAAAAGAAAGTGTTTGACTGTTTATAGTCAGTgacaaaaaattgtaaaaaataaaatctatctaaggtaaaataacaaatttttaaaatatttttgagaatatatatttaatttcatcaaaaattaaaaatatatgtttatcGGTGTATTAAAAAATTGGAAACAATGTTAATAAGTTACTCTTATAAAAAAGTCTTAAAAAgtaatattacaattaatatttaatattataaaaatatatttaaatcttaaaaataaaaatatctaaaattcaatcaaaaaaatatctaaaatctacGCAATAAAATGTACTTGATAATAGTACTTAAAACTGAAAATGCATTTTACTCTAAGATAATAAACTTTAAATTAACATAAAATTAATAAGTTTCTTTAACTATACCAACTATTTGTGTTTATTGTGCATcatatcttttataatttttttttttaccgaaaagcaaacaaacaacaataaaaaaaaaggcaaataaaaaattacttaagaaaTTAAAAGCAGTTCCGCTAAATactacttttaaatctttttcaaggCAACGAAAGTTCTAATTGGGAAGAAAGAGTCCTTATTGCAGTCTTTGTCATAATGTCTGCTACTGTGTTTacatcttttaaaattaactaaagaTCAGCATGCTATTTCCATGACATGATATctcaaatttttaacaccaaatgaTCAATAAAACCAGAGCAATtctgtaaattattgacaataataAAGGCCTGCACACAGTCTATCTCACATGTAATATCTCTTTGCCTTGAATTCCAggctaaaagaaagcctctccaaatagtAAGCAACTCTCCTTACAGAATACTATGACTCTCAATTGTTTCCAAATAGTCTTATTGCCACCTTTTCTTCCAATCTTTACTAAAACAGGCAAAACCAACCCGTGCACCATTGCCAAGAtatagctagcatcacaattaattttaaaagtaccTACTAAGGGAaaatccaagagccactaataGTGGAGGGGATAGACACTCGTTTCAACTCAAAAATATTCCGGAGCTCCTTTTCCAAGGACAAAGTCATACCAGTCACCTTGTCCATGGTCTAAGGCTTGTGGggatgaaagatctcgttattCCTCGAATGCTAAATCCaccagagactagaaaataatCTAAAGGGGCGTTGTTTAAATTACCTGGGCTTTTGATGGACAATCCCAAATGTAATGTAAAACTGATTCCTGACCGGAGAAACATCGTGGACAGCTATCCATGTGCGAAGTGCCTCTCTTAAAATGAAATGCAGCAGTAGGATGAGCCTCCCGAAGACATAACCAGACCAAGAATTTGTGCTTTTTCGGAAGATGTTGATGCCAAAGCCAAAGTCAATTCTCCCTATCCTTccaactaaacatcttcttactgagcCACAAAAAACCACTACGAGTGAGTGTCATAAACCTTTGAAGCTGCACCAGTCCAACACCAACCGACCTCTGAACTAGCTTGAACATCCACGTTGTAACAGTTAATATAGCTCTGCAGAGACTGATTCAgaggagaatagatattctcaaggttccactATCTAGGTGACCAAAGGTCCAAGATTcaaaaatccaaataaaaaatgtaaacataatccatctcatgaCACAGTCGtccctctcttctccatttagaaaaccaaaagttctgtTCCAAATCCCCAATGCACCAAATAAAACCTTCCTTTAAGATATTCCAAActcgacatatactcttccaaacataagatcTCTTGCTTTGAGACCGACTGAAGCAATCATCCTTAGAGAAATGATATTTCTCTGTTAACAATTGAACCTATAACTTGTCAGAAtggtgaaaaagttgccaaactaaCTTTTCAAGAAGAACAATATTAATACAAAAAGGATCTCTGTTTTTTAGACCCCAAACTTCTTGGATGTATGTGGCCAACACCTTTCAGTTAACTAGAGTCAGGCTTTTACCATCAGTTTGACCATTCAACAGAAAGTTTCGcatcatggattctatcttattaGTTATCCATTTAGGGAAGAGAGATGCCTACATGTGGTAAGTAGGAATCGCAGTCACTACCAAATTAAGCAAACAAAGTCTACCCACCTTATTAAGCAATCTGCCTTTTCAGCTGGCTAGCCTTTCCCAAATTTTGTCCAGAACATCCTTGAAAGTTGTGCGTGTCACCCGAGAGAgattaaggttcacccctaaATACTTGTCCAAGTTTTGGACGAATCTGATGGAGGACACTCCGGtaaaaatctcttttcttgtcgcCGAAACATTCCTAAAGCATAGCGTTTTAGATTTCTCCACATTGACCTTCATCCCAGAGGCTCTGTagaaggtttccaaaaccaccaTTACAGTTTGAACTTGCTATTTTTCGGCTTTACAGAAAAGAAGCAAATCATCgacaaacatcaaatgagaaattctTGGACCCCTCTAGAAATCGCAACCGGCTTCCATCAGCCCCTATCAACTTGTTGATTAATAGAACAAGACAATCTCTTCATACATAACACAAACAGATACGGTGACATAGAGTCTCTTTGCCTAAGACGACCCCTGCTCAGAGTGAAGCTATTTAATCTATCCCCATTCCAGAGGATAGACAACGAGGAAGCAATGATACAACGCATAATCAGATTGACTGCTGGAGGAGGAAAGACAAAACTCACAAGAGTTTGTTTCAAAAACCCCCAATCCACTCTATCGTACGCTTTCTctagatcaatcttaaaggccacaGTGCCTTTCTTTGACTTTGTCTTCTTCATGAAATGGAGAATTTTTTGTGCTACAATAATATTGTCTGGAGTTCTTCTCCTCAGGATAAACCCTTCTTAAAGGGGCCCAACAATTTTTTTAAGATGGAGACGAAATTTATTAACCATAACCtttgttataattttataaaCCACATTACAAAAATTAACAGATTGTAAATCCTTCATAAAAATCGAATTTTCTACCTTCGAAATAAGAATCACAAAAATTTCTATCGTTCTTGGATCCATATTCAAATCAGAAAATGCATGACAAATCATAATTCAAACATCAAATCTAACGATCCttcaatattctttaaaaaaaataaaaaataactaaaattcatTAGAATCTGATgccttaaaaaatatatatactaaaaacagCTAACTTAACTTCTTCTAAAATAATTGGTGCTATGAGGCAACAACAACCTTCGTCATGTTTTGTTGGAGgaattaataaatacaaaatttttataaataaactctaaataaatattttatatcctACTTTTATCACTATGTGAACACGCTAATATTTTATACCCTAATTATAAAACCAATTCCTCACCCCCTCGGTAGTACCTTTTCTTTACGTTTTTATTAAAAGATGTAAgatgaatattaaaattagtcattattaataaaataattattatatatttatatatatattatttaatttatttttagtgtaaagtttatattttaacatattatacattaataactaatttaatgatTATTTTTTGTATGTATATCAATCATAATTGTTTTTTATTATCTTCGTGTGTACGAATatatgtttatgattttttattctttttaatttactCCATTCTCTTCTTTGGGTGTGTTAGTTGAAACTCAAGAGAAGATGGGTCTCCAACTTGAGAGTAAAGAAAGAAACTCGCATTAATTAATTATCTGTATAGGAATCATTATCCATATTTATAATAAACCTTACTTTATCAATGATATACCAATAAATTATAGTTTAGATGGTAtaaatttttgtcttttatttaaaagttttgagtttgagtcttattttaaaaaaaaaaaaactttatgaataatatataattaatttttttgatatttataattaatttcataaataatgcaactaaattaaatttatattttataataaaaatacaaataaaactattaaaatacaacaataaatactttttatacttaaaaaattaattatgttattataaatatatttgtttgtttaattaaaaaatttattaattatttttttaataaatcaccttactaaaaaaaatgcataatataatacatacatatattcACACAAAAATTAACAAATAGTTGATAATTCTTTTGTACGTAGAATGCATATCCAAAAATGAGACACTGATTTAAttatacaaattttatttttcataaaaaattaataatcatattatttatatactaaaaataatattaaaaattgttaaaaataacacatatatttatataaaataaaaatttaattattggtCCTTATAATCTCACTAAAATTTtaattcgattttaatattttttcaattaaatttttatattatttttaattttg
This window harbors:
- the LOC112777818 gene encoding disease resistance protein RPV1-like, with protein sequence MHMASFNVYSPPAAAAPPLTNKYDVFISFNGRDTRNGFTSHLHAALCKNQIETFIDYRIEKGGEIWQELVEAIRESMVYLVIFSERYAQSKWCLRELVEIMECKNKNGDYHVIPVFYKIEPSHVRKQTGSYYSIFAEYERNLDHGLVRQWRKVLFDAANISGFECNGRRTEAEIIEGIVRMVVQKLNHKYTNELRSPFIRDQNYACIEALLKMQSREVQTIGIWGMGGIGKTTLAAAIFKEFSSKFEASCFLENVREESSNQGLNHIFKKLLSDLLEEKVHISTPKVISSAIISRLRRKKVFIVLDDVHTSELLETLLGVGHDYLGFGSKVIVTTRDKHVLQGRVIIHHIHEVKEMNFENSLKLFSLNAFNKHCPETEYLDLSMIAVAYASGIPLALKVLGSFLRSKSYNEWESALAKLKAVPNGDIQKVLRWSFHELDDAEKNIFLDIACFFKGQNRYKVTRLLNACGFFAEIGIRTLLDKALIRITFNDSIQMHDLIQEMGHKIVHEESIKNPGGRSRLWKSEEVRDILKNNKGTDAIETIFLDMTQNTDDLCISSQAFRKMPNLRLLAFADNKAFQRKKKRTNEKLDLPTDLELPNNLRYIQWDGCPLKSLTTSCWPSKLVELSMPYSNVEKLWDGEQNLPSLEVINLECSRSMKECPDLSGCPNLKLVRLTGCASLTHVHPSVFSLPKLESLHVYECNALTTLSTEYCSPSLQSIVAYNCPNLQEFSVPMIGDHSGIHLHLRSTALKKLPSSIFHLKDLQHFSFPISESLMDLPTNFAFQISLSDPLEHKYDTAITLHKVLPSPVFQSVVRVVFDNCCSLTEIPESFSLLSSLAHLNLYRCINVRTLPQSLKCLPRLEVLNIFQSDMLELLPMLPPSLKRLRVWNCKLLKTVLSTISEPTRKDEATFLFLNCNNLDEDSYGIILKDVIVRTELVITPSSSGTEFENQEEERFFDCYTYFGEICYLLPVRGSNIHDLFDVHSTEEATYKLSVEVPRDSNLVGFLLFIVVSEEQWSCIEEHTWYNVGDLLGFGCECSLETSWGEKVHTESFSLLQWHWDQFYHHLNITSDHALLWYDEKRCKKIMEAIRGRKGKDMNDEKGSTSTCNNANLTLEFFAGVVNKLDAVIQECGIRWIYQNVEEEEGPRGRKSKRSSEESYEEEGSESNDDEQEESSIPPTKKFKQSLLEPPLILDGEEVVEDLREKLEEILHIGFDIWRFM